CTTCTGGGAGACATGGGAGGTTCTTTCCATGGGAAGATGCTGGAGGGAACGGTGGATGTTTCCCTGCGTATGCCGCGTGATTCTTGGCTGACATCGGAGGGGGTGCTTCTCCTGAAGGGCCTGGACCTGGCTGCACTTGTGAGTCTTGTGCCCCGGCTTCTTCCCTTTGACATCCATGGAAAGGGTTCGGCCCGCATGGTCTGGAAACCGGACGGTGGCGGGCTGGATATCCGGGGCAGGGTGGACCTTGATGGAGGAAACATGGCATTTTTATTTCCTGCATTTCAGCCTCCTGCCCTTCGCCTTACCTCACTGGAGCTGGAAAGTCGTGTGGAGCATGGTCAGCTTGAGGTAGCCAGTATTCTTGCCACAGGAAATTTCGGAAATCTTCATCTGAAGGGAAGCATAACCGGATTTCCCGCGGGTTCCGCCCGCATGAGTCTGGCAGGCGGAATTCGGCCTGATCCGGTTTTTCTTCAGGAGTTGACTGCCATGGGGGGTATGGGCCCTGTTATCAGCCGTTTTGCAGGGCAGCGGGAAATACCTCTGCGTATGGCAGGAACCCTAGAACGCCCGCAGGTAAGCCTTGCGGGTATGCGTTTTTAGAGGCACTATGGCCCGGTATCTGTTTGTATTATGGAATATCATTATGGTTCCCATCGGAGCCTTTGCTGCCGTCTCTCTGGGATACGGGCTGATCACGGAAAAGCTTCTGGAACCGGCAGAAACAGCAGCGGTTCTGTCTCCGGAAGCTACCGGAGCGGAGAAAAGAGGCCGGGCGGCGGCACCGGTAGATGGAGCTTCCTATGCCCTTATCTATGAACGGAATCTTTTTGGTACCCTGATTAAGGAGCAGGCGGAAAAAGAACAGCCGCCTGCCATTGATGTGGATGCCTTGCAGCGAACGAGTCTGAGACTCAGGCTATGGGGAACCATTGCTTCGGAAGACGCGGGTCAGGCTTTTGCCGTGATTGAGGATACAGGTAAAAAGGTCCAGGAGCTCTATGGCGTGGGAGACGCCATTCAGGATGCCACCGTCAAACTGATTCTGAGGCAGAAGGTGGTGCTGACCCGGCGGGGGCAGGATGAGGTACTGGAAATGGATGCGGAGGAGGGCCAGCGCTCTGTGGATCCGTCCATTCGATTCTCCCCGGGAGTGCAGGATTCCCATGAGGTTTCACGGGATATGATCGATGAATCCCTTCAGGATATCAACTCGCTGATGCGTCAGATACGCATCCGTCCGAATTTCGAGGATGGTCAGCCCGCCGGCCTGAGGGTGGACCGTCTGCGTTCCGATTCCATTTTCCGGCAGCTGGGTCTTGAAAACGGAGATGTGATCAAGGGCGTCAATGGCCGGGAGATCCAGTCCGTGGATGATGCCCTGACGTTTTATGACCAGCTGAGAAATGCTTCCACCGTTTCCCTTCAGGTGGAGCGGGGAGGCACACCTCAGACCCTTTCTTATACTATTAGAAATTAGAGGCGGCATGGCCGTCAATGGAGAACCCTGCGGATGATGCTGACCCCGACACGAACTCCCGAAGTCCGATCTTTTCTGACCGCCTGTATTCTGGGGTTGCTGCTGGCACTGGCAGCCCTTCCTGCGATGGGGGCGAACCGAAATGTGAACATCGACTTCAATGATGTGGAGATTTCAGTTTTCATCAAGTACATCAGTGAGGTCACGGGGAAAAACTTTGTGATTGATAACCGTATCCGGGGGAAAGTCACCATTGTTTCACCGGGTGCGGTTACGGTTTATGAAGCCTGGGATATTTTTGAATCCGTACTGGAAGTCCATGGTTTTGCCGCCATTCCTTCCGGTGAGGTCTACAAGGTTGTAACCCAGCCGGATGCAAGGACCAA
The sequence above is drawn from the Desulfobotulus pelophilus genome and encodes:
- the gspN gene encoding type II secretion system protein GspN, with translation MMKPLMVATAWFLYSLVCLLFFMYLLFPADALRLFAEGEIQRQTGMEVHLDDVSLRFPMTLVAGPCTIQRKEGPEFVMEKIRFRPFLTSFLLGDMGGSFHGKMLEGTVDVSLRMPRDSWLTSEGVLLLKGLDLAALVSLVPRLLPFDIHGKGSARMVWKPDGGGLDIRGRVDLDGGNMAFLFPAFQPPALRLTSLELESRVEHGQLEVASILATGNFGNLHLKGSITGFPAGSARMSLAGGIRPDPVFLQELTAMGGMGPVISRFAGQREIPLRMAGTLERPQVSLAGMRF
- the gspC gene encoding type II secretion system protein GspC; translation: MVPIGAFAAVSLGYGLITEKLLEPAETAAVLSPEATGAEKRGRAAAPVDGASYALIYERNLFGTLIKEQAEKEQPPAIDVDALQRTSLRLRLWGTIASEDAGQAFAVIEDTGKKVQELYGVGDAIQDATVKLILRQKVVLTRRGQDEVLEMDAEEGQRSVDPSIRFSPGVQDSHEVSRDMIDESLQDINSLMRQIRIRPNFEDGQPAGLRVDRLRSDSIFRQLGLENGDVIKGVNGREIQSVDDALTFYDQLRNASTVSLQVERGGTPQTLSYTIRN